The Chryseolinea soli genome contains a region encoding:
- a CDS encoding efflux RND transporter permease subunit, which yields MFRTFIERPVLSLVISLLITLLGVLAWVELPVTQFPDIVPPAVTVTTSYVGANAEVCAKAVVTPIERAVNGVPGMTYMTSVSSNDGTSIIQVYFRVGTDPDLAAVNVQNRVSTVLDEMPEEVIKAGVVVEKEVNSMLLYLNLTSDDNTVDENFIYNFADINVLAELKRIDGVGFADIMGAREYSMRIWLKPDRMAIYEVSADEVVQALRAQNVEAAPGKSGESSDRYKQMLQYVLRYTGKFNEPVQYGNIVIRATEEGAMLKLKDIADIEFGSMDYGILSKLDGKPSAAILLKQRPGSNAREVISNVKRRMEELQAASFPPGMKYTISYDVSRFLDASIHEVVRTLIEAFLLVSLVVFIFLQDFRSTLIPALAVPVSLVGTFFFMQMLGFSINLLTLFALVLAIGIVVDNAIVVVEAVHVKMEEGLPPKQAAVAAMKDISGAIVAITLVMSAVFVPVAFMSGPVGIFYRQFSLTLAIAIVISGINALTLTPALCAIMLKQADEHNHGKNLLQRFFLKFNNGYGTVANKYQSLITALAGRRVVTMGLLFFFIVATWGISTILPSGFIPTEDQGMIYVNITTPSGATVERTERVMDEVQAATKGMSSVESVSTLAGFSLMTDGAGSSYGMGMINLKAWDEREESLPEIIRELEERTKNISDASIQFFPPPTVPGFGNASGFELRVLDRTGTGDLQRTASVTEDFIRSLKARPEIGDAFTSFDPSFPQYMIHVDQETAAQKGVTIDKAMSNLQTLIGSLYATNFIRFGQMYKVMVQADAHYRANPEDLLALHVKNDKGEMVPYSAFVHLERVYGPEQLTRYNMFTAAMVNGEAKPGYSSGDAIEAIKQVASQTLPRGFTYEWSGMTREEILSGNQAIFIFMICLLFVYLLLSAQYESFLLPLPVILSLPTGIFGAFFFLTVAGLQNNIYAQVALVMLIGLLGKNAILVVEFAIQRQKEGLSVLRAAVEGAASRLRPILMTSFAFVAGLIPLCMATGAGALGNRSIGTAAAGGMIIGTVFGVILVPGLYVIFAELAERRKPAMKFGEHLHIVN from the coding sequence ATGTTTCGCACCTTTATAGAACGACCTGTGCTTTCACTGGTCATATCCCTGCTCATCACCCTGCTGGGCGTGCTGGCCTGGGTTGAGCTACCCGTCACGCAATTCCCCGACATCGTGCCGCCGGCGGTGACGGTCACCACCAGCTATGTGGGCGCCAATGCCGAAGTGTGCGCCAAAGCCGTGGTCACACCCATCGAACGGGCCGTGAACGGTGTGCCCGGCATGACCTACATGACGTCGGTGTCCAGCAACGATGGCACCAGCATCATTCAAGTGTATTTCCGGGTGGGAACCGATCCCGATCTGGCGGCCGTGAACGTACAGAACCGCGTGTCCACCGTGTTGGATGAAATGCCGGAGGAAGTGATCAAGGCGGGGGTGGTCGTTGAAAAAGAGGTGAACAGCATGCTGCTCTACCTCAACCTCACCAGCGACGACAACACCGTGGATGAAAACTTCATCTACAACTTCGCCGACATCAACGTGCTCGCCGAACTAAAACGCATCGACGGCGTAGGCTTTGCCGACATCATGGGCGCTCGCGAGTATTCCATGCGCATTTGGCTCAAGCCCGACCGCATGGCCATCTACGAAGTCTCTGCCGATGAAGTAGTCCAGGCCCTGCGCGCGCAAAACGTGGAGGCCGCTCCAGGTAAATCGGGTGAAAGCTCTGACCGCTACAAACAAATGCTCCAGTACGTGCTGCGCTACACCGGCAAGTTCAACGAGCCTGTGCAGTATGGCAACATCGTGATCCGCGCCACCGAAGAAGGCGCCATGTTGAAACTGAAAGACATCGCCGACATCGAATTTGGCTCCATGGACTACGGCATTCTCTCCAAGCTCGACGGCAAACCTTCGGCTGCGATCCTGCTGAAGCAACGCCCCGGCTCGAACGCGCGCGAAGTGATCTCGAACGTGAAGCGGCGGATGGAAGAGCTTCAAGCTGCCTCGTTTCCGCCGGGCATGAAATATACCATCAGCTATGACGTGTCGCGCTTCCTGGATGCATCGATCCATGAAGTGGTGCGCACATTGATAGAAGCGTTCCTGTTGGTGTCGCTGGTGGTGTTTATTTTTTTGCAGGACTTTCGTTCCACCCTCATCCCCGCGTTGGCCGTGCCGGTGTCGCTCGTGGGCACATTCTTTTTTATGCAGATGCTGGGCTTCTCCATTAACCTGCTGACGCTGTTTGCGCTGGTGCTGGCCATCGGCATTGTGGTAGACAACGCCATCGTAGTGGTGGAGGCCGTGCACGTGAAGATGGAAGAGGGCTTGCCGCCTAAACAAGCCGCCGTCGCGGCCATGAAAGATATCAGCGGCGCCATTGTGGCCATCACGTTGGTGATGTCGGCCGTGTTTGTGCCGGTGGCGTTCATGTCGGGGCCGGTGGGAATTTTTTATCGCCAGTTCTCGCTGACGCTGGCCATCGCCATTGTTATCTCGGGGATCAACGCGCTAACCCTCACGCCTGCGCTGTGTGCGATCATGCTGAAACAGGCGGATGAGCACAACCATGGAAAAAATTTGCTGCAACGTTTCTTTTTAAAATTCAACAACGGCTATGGAACGGTGGCGAATAAATATCAGTCGCTGATCACTGCGCTGGCTGGCCGCCGCGTCGTGACGATGGGATTGTTGTTCTTTTTTATCGTGGCCACCTGGGGTATCAGTACGATATTGCCTTCCGGTTTTATTCCCACCGAAGATCAGGGCATGATCTATGTGAACATCACCACGCCGTCTGGCGCAACCGTTGAACGGACGGAACGCGTGATGGATGAAGTGCAAGCGGCTACCAAGGGCATGTCTTCTGTGGAATCGGTATCGACGCTGGCGGGATTTAGCCTGATGACCGATGGCGCGGGGTCTTCGTATGGCATGGGCATGATCAACCTGAAGGCCTGGGATGAGCGCGAGGAGTCGCTCCCGGAGATCATCCGGGAGTTGGAGGAGCGCACGAAAAACATTTCGGATGCCAGCATTCAATTCTTCCCACCGCCCACCGTGCCGGGCTTTGGCAATGCGAGTGGATTCGAGCTTCGCGTCCTGGATAGAACAGGCACGGGCGACCTTCAGCGAACAGCATCGGTGACCGAAGATTTCATCCGGTCCCTGAAAGCGCGACCGGAAATTGGCGACGCCTTCACCAGCTTCGATCCCAGCTTCCCGCAATACATGATCCACGTCGACCAGGAGACGGCGGCGCAAAAAGGGGTGACCATCGATAAAGCCATGAGTAACCTGCAAACCCTCATCGGCAGTTTGTATGCCACCAACTTTATTCGCTTTGGCCAGATGTATAAAGTGATGGTGCAGGCCGACGCGCACTACCGCGCCAACCCGGAAGATCTCCTGGCGTTGCACGTGAAGAACGACAAAGGCGAGATGGTTCCCTACTCCGCGTTTGTCCATTTAGAGCGCGTGTATGGACCCGAGCAATTGACGCGCTACAACATGTTCACGGCGGCCATGGTCAACGGCGAGGCAAAGCCCGGCTATAGCAGCGGCGATGCCATCGAAGCCATTAAACAAGTGGCCAGCCAAACCCTGCCACGGGGATTCACCTACGAGTGGTCGGGGATGACGCGCGAGGAGATCCTGTCCGGCAACCAGGCGATCTTCATTTTTATGATCTGCCTGTTGTTCGTCTACTTATTGCTATCGGCCCAATACGAAAGTTTTTTGTTGCCCTTGCCGGTGATCTTGTCTTTGCCCACGGGAATTTTCGGCGCATTCTTTTTCCTGACGGTGGCGGGATTGCAGAACAATATCTATGCACAGGTCGCGCTGGTCATGTTGATCGGACTGCTGGGAAAGAATGCCATCCTTGTGGTAGAGTTCGCCATTCAACGCCAGAAAGAAGGGCTCTCGGTGCTGAGAGCCGCCGTCGAAGGTGCAGCATCCCGGTTGCGCCCCATCCTGATGACTTCGTTTGCTTTTGTGGCGGGACTCATACCGTTGTGTATGGCTACCGGTGCCGGCGCATTGGGCAATCGCTCCATCGGAACCGCGGCCGCCGGGGGCATGATCATCGGAACGGTATTCGGCGTCATTCTCGTTCCGGGTCTCTATGTGATCTTCGCAGAGTTGGCCGAACGCCGCAAGCCCGCGATGAAGTTCGGGGAGCATTTACATATCGTGAATTAA
- a CDS encoding sensor histidine kinase yields MSPAQKLKEQENLFDVAVSHSLVLRSRLAWHIIFWVSFLLYEGFIWGMVDGKYTERLMISLLELPVKIMATYFTLYVLIDKLLINRRYGSFLIGLIASMAAFGLLFRILSYFVVYPLYYPEGRSMPLFFLPKILIYIGTMYALVAIVASFHLLKHWYNHQRTAQVLEQMAQQLEKEKLEAELKLLKSQINPHFLFNTLNNLYALTLNDSAKAPEMVHKLSELMSYMLYDSNQAEVPLLKEVQHLQNYIALETMRYTERLDVSLNLYDNLDDIDIAPLLILPFVENSFKHGVHNQIAQSWVRVDILLQENTLVVKVENSTGTIPETPSTHSGIGLQNVKKRLALIYPGRHTLQIHAEAETFLVVMKIELSEDRVRKPTGVNAYPAYT; encoded by the coding sequence ATGTCGCCCGCCCAAAAACTGAAAGAGCAGGAGAACCTGTTCGACGTCGCCGTCAGCCATTCCCTCGTGCTGCGCAGCCGCCTGGCGTGGCACATCATTTTTTGGGTAAGCTTCCTGCTTTATGAGGGCTTCATTTGGGGTATGGTCGATGGGAAATACACCGAACGGCTGATGATCTCGCTCCTGGAATTGCCCGTGAAGATCATGGCCACCTATTTCACGTTGTATGTCCTCATCGACAAGCTTTTGATCAACCGGCGCTACGGTTCGTTTTTGATCGGACTGATCGCTTCGATGGCCGCTTTCGGACTATTGTTCCGGATCCTGTCCTACTTCGTCGTCTATCCCCTCTATTATCCCGAAGGCAGGTCCATGCCGCTTTTCTTTCTCCCGAAGATCCTCATCTATATCGGCACCATGTACGCGCTGGTGGCCATCGTGGCCTCGTTTCATTTGTTGAAGCATTGGTATAATCACCAGCGCACAGCGCAGGTGCTCGAACAAATGGCGCAGCAGTTGGAAAAGGAAAAGTTGGAGGCCGAGTTGAAGTTGTTGAAGTCGCAGATCAATCCACACTTTTTGTTCAACACGCTCAACAACCTCTACGCCCTCACCTTGAACGACTCGGCGAAAGCGCCAGAAATGGTGCACAAGCTTTCGGAGCTGATGAGCTACATGCTGTACGACAGCAACCAGGCCGAAGTGCCGCTGCTCAAAGAAGTACAGCACCTTCAGAATTATATCGCCCTGGAGACCATGCGCTACACGGAGCGTCTCGACGTGTCGCTGAACCTCTACGACAACCTGGACGACATCGATATTGCTCCCCTCCTCATCCTTCCATTTGTGGAGAACAGTTTCAAACACGGGGTGCACAACCAGATTGCCCAGAGCTGGGTTAGGGTGGATATTCTATTGCAGGAAAATACGCTGGTGGTCAAAGTCGAGAACAGCACCGGCACCATACCCGAAACCCCGTCCACCCATTCCGGCATCGGGTTGCAGAATGTGAAGAAGCGGCTGGCCCTGATCTACCCGGGGCGGCACACGTTGCAGATCCACGCGGAGGCGGAAACGTTTCTCGTGGTGATGAAGATCGAACTTTCGGAAGACCGCGTACGTAAACCAACAGGAGTTAACGCTTATCCCGCATACACATGA
- a CDS encoding efflux RND transporter periplasmic adaptor subunit, whose protein sequence is MKNTRIFILLFCVGIAACSPERKTDTRQKLPVTRLIAKDTVLHREYVADINAFRNVEIRARVQGYLDYIYVDEGQEVKKGQLLFRINDQEYKAEYTQAKANLRSIEADAKAIELELHQVKLLVEKEIISRTELEMAQAKLAAVRAKIEEARSSLSNAEIRLSHTQIKAPFDGVIDRLPFKMGSLIDEGSLLTTVSDVDAFYSYFNVSEKEYLEYIKKKLNHKRENDEVELILADGSLYAHKGRIETMEGEFEASTGNIAFRAKFPNPQKLIKHGASGRVRLTNTVQNALFVPQKATMEIQDKTYVFVVDSKNMVKMQSFTPKLRFSHFYIVEAGLKPGDKVVYEGIQNIRNGMSITPAYLPLDSLILITEQKPAAVAKI, encoded by the coding sequence ATGAAAAACACCAGGATTTTTATTTTACTTTTTTGTGTAGGGATCGCTGCCTGCAGTCCGGAACGCAAAACAGACACACGCCAAAAATTGCCGGTCACCAGATTGATCGCGAAAGACACTGTGCTGCACCGCGAATATGTGGCCGACATCAATGCCTTCCGCAACGTAGAGATCCGCGCCCGCGTGCAAGGCTACCTGGACTACATTTATGTTGACGAGGGCCAGGAAGTGAAAAAAGGACAGTTGCTCTTCCGCATCAACGACCAGGAATATAAAGCCGAATACACCCAGGCCAAAGCAAACCTGCGCAGCATCGAAGCCGATGCCAAGGCCATCGAACTGGAGCTGCACCAGGTGAAATTGCTGGTGGAGAAAGAGATCATCTCCCGGACCGAGCTCGAAATGGCCCAGGCCAAGCTGGCCGCAGTCCGAGCCAAGATTGAAGAGGCCCGCTCATCCCTGAGCAACGCCGAGATCCGCTTGTCGCACACACAGATCAAAGCCCCCTTCGATGGTGTGATCGACCGGTTGCCGTTCAAGATGGGAAGCCTCATCGACGAAGGATCGCTGCTCACTACGGTTTCGGATGTCGACGCATTCTATTCTTATTTCAATGTGTCGGAAAAGGAATACCTCGAATACATCAAAAAGAAACTGAACCACAAAAGGGAAAACGACGAAGTGGAATTGATCCTCGCCGACGGCAGCTTGTATGCCCACAAAGGAAGGATCGAAACCATGGAAGGTGAGTTTGAAGCCAGCACGGGCAACATCGCCTTCCGCGCTAAATTCCCCAACCCGCAAAAACTCATCAAACACGGCGCCAGCGGCAGGGTTAGGTTGACCAACACCGTACAGAACGCGCTCTTCGTACCGCAGAAAGCCACGATGGAGATCCAGGACAAGACCTATGTGTTCGTGGTCGACAGCAAGAATATGGTGAAGATGCAAAGCTTCACACCCAAGCTGCGGTTCTCCCATTTCTACATCGTGGAAGCCGGACTGAAGCCTGGCGATAAGGTGGTCTACGAAGGCATCCAGAACATCCGCAATGGCATGAGCATCACCCCGGCCTACCTGCCGCTGGACAGCCTCATCCTCATCACGGAACAAAAGCCCGCGGCCGTCGCCAAGATTTAG
- a CDS encoding FtsX-like permease family protein, with product MKHKPPVWADRFFAWFCAPHLLHDLQGDLHERFYERVRDYGVRSARFQFVLDVFSFFRPYILRRRKHGFSQTPFRMLFGHYLKSAFRSMKRDKQFLVVNTFGLALGIGCSLLLIAYVYTELSYDRYVDDPSSVYRISCSTVIDTKETQFAPIPPAIGLALKEALPEIKDMARFMTWSYTTGNSSVTYQDKSFYQQNIFIADSTIFKVITFRFLAGNAAALRQPDRVVLSHTLATKIFGPDYLERRDLLQTVIRIDKQELAVGGVVKDIPYSSHWHPEALVGWQGRGNDNVWDDSHAYTYIRVNPGTDPQVLQKRITDFIAANENIKKVAEAFGAKVAVFLQPLTDIHHHSDKMYELSPGGSVGYMYAFSVLALFFLFSSGINYTNLAIAASAHRFKEIGVRKVIGALRHQIQKQFMIEAVLITFIAAAIGVGIFYLLIPRFNTLMEYKLDMSIFRQREFLMTATGVVLVLSLLSGFYPAFYLSWINPIQILKSKLSGGPGKAHFRKTLLMTQFAISAIMIVAVLVVSAQMRYLSQKDLGFSKENVMIITIPDAYMKDLLVLKEKLLVVTGVSGAAVCDYVPGYSDMVDEHYVERANGEMKSSTVSRLHFDKDYLRVLGLEVIQGRNFDPTNEADYKAAYLVNEAAVKAYGWDKTPQGPLGRKIEGFNYGKKGQVIGVVKDVNLFSLKQKVAPLVMGLTPYASFLYVKTDGEHPTEMVSRIEQTYKAVMSNEPMTYQFLDERLMRLYESDQKMNAALVSGSQVLIFISCLGLFGLSAFMVTQRTKEIGVRKVLGASLREIMVLLTRDYVRLIFMANLVAIPLGYLLMQQWLKSYAYRVDLSWWMALVPVSLTVLLALLSISFQVARASRANPVRTLRYE from the coding sequence ATGAAACATAAACCACCGGTTTGGGCGGATCGCTTCTTTGCATGGTTTTGCGCACCGCATTTGCTTCACGATCTTCAAGGCGACCTGCACGAGCGGTTCTATGAACGCGTCCGCGACTACGGCGTTCGGTCGGCGCGCTTTCAATTTGTGCTGGACGTGTTCTCTTTTTTCAGACCCTACATTCTGCGAAGAAGAAAGCATGGCTTTTCGCAAACACCTTTCCGGATGCTTTTCGGTCACTATTTGAAAAGCGCTTTCCGAAGTATGAAGCGCGACAAACAATTCCTCGTGGTCAACACCTTTGGTCTGGCGCTTGGAATAGGGTGTTCCCTGCTGCTGATTGCCTACGTTTATACGGAACTTTCTTATGACCGTTATGTGGATGATCCATCGTCGGTGTACCGCATCAGTTGTAGTACGGTGATCGATACAAAAGAAACACAATTTGCACCCATCCCACCGGCCATCGGTCTGGCCTTGAAAGAAGCTCTTCCCGAGATCAAAGACATGGCCCGGTTCATGACGTGGTCGTATACTACCGGCAATTCTTCGGTGACCTACCAGGACAAGTCCTTCTATCAGCAAAACATTTTTATAGCCGACTCCACGATCTTCAAGGTGATCACCTTTCGTTTCCTCGCCGGCAATGCGGCGGCGTTGCGTCAGCCGGATCGCGTTGTACTATCCCATACGCTGGCAACAAAGATCTTTGGTCCCGATTATTTGGAACGGCGCGACCTGCTGCAAACCGTGATCCGCATCGATAAACAGGAGTTGGCTGTGGGCGGCGTAGTGAAGGACATACCCTACAGCAGTCACTGGCATCCCGAAGCGTTGGTTGGCTGGCAAGGTCGGGGCAACGACAATGTGTGGGATGACTCGCACGCCTATACCTACATTCGTGTCAACCCGGGAACCGATCCGCAGGTACTGCAAAAGCGAATCACCGATTTCATCGCCGCCAACGAAAACATCAAGAAGGTAGCGGAGGCCTTTGGGGCAAAGGTGGCGGTGTTCCTTCAGCCGTTGACGGACATTCATCATCATTCCGACAAAATGTATGAGCTTTCTCCCGGTGGCAGCGTCGGGTATATGTATGCTTTCTCGGTGTTGGCGCTGTTCTTTCTTTTTTCTTCCGGCATAAACTATACAAACCTCGCCATAGCGGCGTCGGCCCATCGCTTCAAGGAGATCGGCGTGAGAAAAGTAATCGGTGCCCTGCGTCACCAGATCCAAAAACAATTCATGATCGAGGCCGTCCTGATAACGTTCATCGCGGCGGCAATTGGTGTGGGGATCTTTTACCTGTTGATCCCTCGCTTCAATACGCTGATGGAATACAAACTCGACATGAGCATCTTCCGTCAACGGGAGTTTTTGATGACGGCGACGGGCGTGGTGCTGGTCTTGTCGTTGCTTTCGGGATTTTATCCGGCGTTCTATCTATCGTGGATCAATCCCATACAAATATTGAAAAGCAAGTTGAGCGGTGGTCCGGGAAAAGCGCATTTCAGGAAAACACTTTTGATGACGCAGTTTGCCATTTCGGCGATCATGATCGTGGCTGTCCTGGTGGTGAGTGCGCAAATGCGCTACCTCAGTCAGAAGGACCTGGGCTTCAGCAAGGAAAATGTTATGATCATCACGATCCCGGATGCTTATATGAAGGACTTGCTGGTGTTGAAAGAAAAGCTCCTGGTGGTCACGGGTGTATCCGGGGCAGCCGTATGCGATTATGTGCCGGGCTATTCCGATATGGTGGATGAACACTATGTGGAACGGGCCAACGGTGAAATGAAATCCAGCACGGTATCGCGGCTGCACTTTGATAAAGATTATTTGCGGGTGTTGGGTCTTGAAGTGATCCAGGGAAGGAACTTTGATCCAACGAATGAAGCCGACTACAAAGCCGCTTACCTCGTCAACGAAGCCGCGGTAAAAGCCTACGGCTGGGATAAGACCCCGCAAGGACCACTTGGCCGAAAGATCGAGGGCTTCAACTACGGCAAGAAGGGTCAGGTGATCGGTGTGGTAAAGGACGTCAACCTTTTTTCCTTGAAGCAAAAAGTGGCGCCGTTGGTGATGGGCCTCACACCCTACGCCAGTTTCTTGTATGTGAAGACGGATGGGGAACATCCTACAGAAATGGTGAGCCGGATCGAACAAACCTATAAGGCGGTCATGAGCAACGAACCCATGACCTATCAATTCCTGGACGAGCGCCTGATGCGTCTCTATGAATCGGACCAGAAAATGAACGCAGCCCTGGTGAGCGGCTCACAAGTGCTGATCTTTATTTCGTGTCTTGGCCTGTTTGGATTGTCGGCCTTCATGGTGACACAACGCACCAAGGAGATCGGCGTTCGAAAAGTATTGGGTGCTTCACTCCGGGAGATCATGGTGTTGCTGACGCGCGATTATGTTCGTCTTATCTTCATGGCCAATCTCGTCGCGATTCCGCTGGGATATTTACTGATGCAGCAATGGCTAAAGAGCTATGCCTACAGAGTTGATCTTTCGTGGTGGATGGCGCTGGTGCCCGTGTCTCTTACGGTTTTGTTGGCGTTGCTTTCCATTAGCTTCCAGGTAGCGCGGGCGTCCAGGGCAAACCCCGTGCGGACGTTGCGATATGAGTAG
- a CDS encoding TolC family protein, whose protein sequence is MTFKRSAYSVFIFVVVLCTSCKMTKPMFPQAVKVPDSFGAVADTTSSGRTPWNVFFRDPHLIRLIGEAIESNPDVQIALQRIEMTRAGVLLRKGALFPSVNLFVARGQRKFGDHTMDGVGNFDTNFSDNITDDKRMPEHLPEYYAGLQSSWEIDLWKKLRHRKKAAFTRLLASEKGKHWVTTTLVAEVAVLYYELLALDNELQIIHENIRLQQKAVEVILVQKQAGRANELAVQQFTAQLINTQGLEYRVRQEIVDAENALNVLRGSMGNPVERGQPILTHALPSEVTVGIPAQMLRRRPDIQQAELALLASHADVKAAYAAFFPSLTITSSVGLQSFSSAYFFSTPGSIAYNVLGGLTAPLFDRNNIRADYKAATAFQNEAFHQYRRTVLNGYSEVVSNMNRIENLKATSNLKEQEVAVLQNAVATSRDLFKTGYANYLEVVAAQRGVLEAELALADTRKEQFHSLIALYKALGGGWDE, encoded by the coding sequence ATGACTTTTAAACGATCGGCGTATAGCGTTTTTATTTTTGTAGTGGTCCTGTGCACGAGTTGCAAAATGACGAAGCCCATGTTTCCTCAGGCGGTAAAAGTGCCGGATTCCTTTGGTGCGGTGGCCGATACGACCAGTTCGGGACGCACACCGTGGAATGTATTTTTCAGAGACCCGCATTTGATCCGTCTCATCGGCGAAGCTATCGAAAGTAATCCCGACGTGCAGATCGCCCTGCAACGCATCGAGATGACCCGCGCCGGCGTGCTGCTGCGAAAAGGAGCACTCTTTCCTTCGGTGAATCTTTTTGTCGCGCGGGGTCAACGCAAGTTTGGCGACCACACGATGGACGGCGTGGGAAATTTTGATACCAATTTTTCCGACAATATCACCGACGACAAACGCATGCCCGAACACCTCCCGGAATATTACGCCGGCCTGCAAAGCTCGTGGGAGATCGACCTTTGGAAAAAGCTCCGCCATCGCAAGAAAGCCGCCTTTACGCGACTGCTGGCCAGCGAAAAAGGAAAACACTGGGTCACGACCACGCTGGTTGCCGAAGTGGCCGTGTTATACTACGAGCTGCTCGCACTCGACAACGAACTGCAGATCATCCACGAAAACATCCGGCTCCAGCAAAAAGCGGTGGAAGTGATCCTGGTTCAGAAGCAGGCCGGCCGCGCCAACGAACTGGCGGTGCAACAATTCACCGCCCAATTGATCAATACACAAGGCCTGGAGTACCGCGTGCGCCAGGAGATCGTAGACGCCGAAAACGCGCTCAATGTTTTGCGTGGAAGCATGGGCAACCCCGTGGAAAGAGGCCAACCTATACTGACACATGCGCTTCCCTCGGAGGTCACCGTCGGCATCCCGGCGCAAATGCTGCGACGGCGTCCCGATATTCAGCAAGCGGAGTTGGCGTTGCTGGCCTCGCATGCCGATGTGAAGGCGGCCTATGCGGCTTTCTTCCCATCGCTCACCATCACGTCCTCGGTGGGCTTGCAGTCGTTTAGTTCGGCCTACTTTTTTAGTACGCCCGGTTCCATTGCGTACAATGTTTTGGGCGGGCTAACGGCACCCTTGTTTGATCGCAATAACATTCGCGCCGACTACAAGGCGGCTACGGCATTTCAAAATGAGGCCTTTCATCAATATCGCCGTACGGTGCTCAATGGTTACAGCGAGGTGGTGAGCAACATGAACCGGATCGAGAATTTGAAGGCCACCTCCAACCTGAAGGAACAAGAGGTGGCGGTCCTGCAAAATGCAGTGGCCACCTCGCGCGATCTTTTTAAAACCGGCTATGCCAACTACCTCGAGGTGGTGGCGGCACAACGCGGTGTGCTGGAGGCCGAGTTGGCACTGGCCGATACGCGCAAGGAACAGTTTCATTCGCTGATCGCCTTGTATAAGGCCCTGGGCGGCGGCTGGGACGAATAG
- a CDS encoding PadR family transcriptional regulator — protein MKGTNLGEFEELVLLTVGILQEEAYSIAIAKEIKRVTKRNVIFAVVHSALNRLEEKGYVDSKLGGATQERGGRSKRIFTISAAGKKALLRSKTQRDALWSLMPKVVFKNI, from the coding sequence ATGAAAGGAACAAACCTCGGCGAATTTGAAGAACTGGTGTTGCTCACGGTGGGCATCTTGCAGGAGGAGGCCTACAGCATTGCCATTGCGAAAGAGATCAAACGCGTCACCAAGCGCAACGTCATCTTCGCGGTGGTGCATTCTGCCTTGAACCGCCTGGAAGAAAAAGGGTACGTGGATTCCAAACTCGGCGGTGCCACCCAGGAACGGGGCGGACGAAGCAAGCGCATCTTCACCATCTCAGCCGCCGGAAAAAAGGCTTTGCTGCGCAGCAAAACGCAGCGCGACGCCCTGTGGAGCCTGATGCCAAAAGTTGTTTTCAAAAATATATAA
- a CDS encoding retropepsin-like aspartic protease family protein, whose translation MPFRTHGGIPLIKAKLNGKTAHFIVDTGASVSLLNEGEAEYFGFQTRQDELYDEVCVTDLNGTTTANRVSPCVLEFGTLTVRSHHFKSRDMVEFSRPFMEQEGIRIGGILGSDLMTYYHLQIDFKNHVISFKK comes from the coding sequence GTGCCCTTTCGTACACATGGAGGTATACCGCTCATTAAAGCGAAGCTCAACGGGAAGACCGCCCATTTCATTGTGGATACCGGCGCGTCGGTTTCCCTTTTGAACGAAGGCGAGGCAGAGTATTTCGGATTTCAAACCCGGCAGGATGAACTGTACGATGAAGTGTGTGTCACCGATCTCAACGGTACGACTACCGCGAATCGCGTGAGCCCTTGCGTGCTGGAGTTTGGCACGCTAACGGTGAGGTCGCATCATTTCAAGAGTCGTGATATGGTCGAGTTTTCGAGGCCCTTCATGGAACAGGAAGGCATACGCATCGGCGGTATTTTGGGTTCCGATCTGATGACCTATTACCATTTGCAGATTGACTTTAAGAACCATGTTATTTCGTTCAAGAAGTAA